From a single Lolium rigidum isolate FL_2022 chromosome 7, APGP_CSIRO_Lrig_0.1, whole genome shotgun sequence genomic region:
- the LOC124670830 gene encoding filament-like plant protein 7 isoform X3 yields MDHKTWLWRKKASERTVLAKNKSNILEREQEIARLERSLQGLQEQLSFAQAECFDKDVILAKQAKVAEEAILGWEKAEAEAIAIKTELDDTLHQKSAVEQRICQLDEALNVTMVERELLIKDTAKIISCEKDKVRKLEENLEEKQNIIASLDDEYSRLSEILLAKEKIILDLTESNAVKESDLKDLVVKLQSTERSNSSLRYEVCMLQKQLDIRSEERNCNLKSADASHKQHLENVRKITKLEEECKRLRSMVRKRLPGPAAIAKMRSEVETLANNTAQTRMGKLNSPASSNSYDPVQNFSDASHSSSSLLARLHVMEDQNKSMQESLSRKDGELQFSRTMLARATSKLSQVEAQLEDLSGDQAATELVKRSPTLAENPLSSISENGCNEDNVSCSGSWASALISELEHFKKGKLTTPSCQSTGVSDMSFMDDFEEIERLAMVCDNKPSKLYDAKREAIESAGKELVPVDGPNETNDQVHQYKIQKGLVKLIELVEGVIQRSSKDHNSKFVQSDDNMGDQSTAIDGYFAHAFLWKTSELTCVLRHFIVVCNELMYGNTDAERFVLEVNLTLDWIINHCFSLQDVPDMRETIINHLELDSSDGLDTVAAKQIAIQTTNGVHESSTPNSVQMSLISVSSHVDIGLKADNDTCSITSEVPVSNPHELEGKSSSLRAELNALKETGKINAQSVNCESTVSNLDKHKPTCNSEVNKGNLQGSSYSTKEGPKCVPGNEEKNLHMQLEISTASEKLIECQETILSLGKQLKALASPKDATTVHRERKPRSQSLNEMLAVDDGGFDYLSSPKTKEIICSELRSTHERKFSADEGCDNSESSSGSHPTPAIQPAKPYRVSGTRKNEAAPKVAALAIVPSKQKGNTNLLKRILTGRRRDAIMNPKVVRSA; encoded by the exons ATGGACCATAAAACATGGCTTTGGAGAAAGAAAGCATCAGAAAGGACAGTTTTAGCAAAGAACAAATCCAATATACTAGAGAGGGAACAGGAG ATTGCACGATTGGAGAGATCCTTGCAAGGTTTACAAGAACAACTTTCATTTGCTCAGGCTGAATGCTTCGACAAAGATGTTATTTTAGCCAAGCAAGCAAAAGTAGCTGAAGAAGCCATACTAG GCTGGGAGAAAGCAGAAGCAGAAGCTATAGCTATCAAAACAGAACTTGATGACACTCTACACCAGAAATCCGCAGTTGAGCAAAGGATTTGTCAGCTCGATGAGGCTCTAAATGTTACAATGGTAGAGAGAGAGTTATTGATAAAGGATACTGCTAAAATAATTTCTTGTGAGAAGGATAAAGTTCGTAAGCTGGAAGAAAATCTAGAAGAGAAACAAAACATAATTGCTAGTTTGGACGATGAGTATAGCAGACTATCTGAAATCCTCTTAGCAAAAGAGAAAATCATCTTAGATCTAACTGAATCAAATGCAGTGAAAGAGTCAGACTTAAAGGACCTTGTGGTAAAGCTACAGTCAACAGAGAGATCAAATTCTTCTCTTAGATATGAGGTTTGTATGCTGCAGAAGCAACTTGATATTCGAAGTGAGGAGAGGAACTGTAATCTCAAATCAGCTGATGCTTCACACAAGCAACATCTCGAAAATGTAAGGAAGATTACGAAGCTAGAAGAAGAATGCAAGAGATTGCGTTCAATGGTACGTAAAAGGCTACCAGGACCAGCTGCCATTGCAAAAATGAGAAGTGAAGTTGAAACACTGGCCAACAATACAGCTCAGACAAGGATGGGGAAGTTAAATTCTCCGGCATCATCCAATTCATATGATCCGGTACAGAATTTTTCTGACGCATCACATTCAAGTTCTTCTTTGCTTGCAAGGCTACATGTGATGGAAGATCAAAATAAATCCATGCAGGAATCACTTTCTAGAAAGGATGGTGAACTTCAATTTTCTCGTACTATGCTTGCTCGTGCAACCTCTAAACTTTCCCAAGTTGAAGCTCAACTTGAAGACTTATCAGGCGATCAGGCTGCAACAGAACTTGTAAAAAGAAGTCCTACACTGGCTGAGAACCCTCTTTCATCTATCTCTGAAAATGGTTGCAATGAAGATAACGTCAGCTGTTCAGGTTCATGGGCGTCAGCCTTAATTTCTGAACTTGAACATTTCAAGAAGGGGAAGCTGACCACACCTTCTTGTCAGAGCACAGGAGTATCAGACATGAGTTTCATGGATGACTTTGAAGAAATAGAAAGGCTAGCGATGGTATGTGACAATAAACCTTCAAAATTGTATGATGCAAAGAGAGAGGCAATAGAATCAGCAGGCAAAGAGCTGGTTCCAGTTGATGGTCCAAATGAAACAAACGATCAAGTTCATCAATACAAGATTCAGAAGGGACTCGTTAAGTTAATTGAACTTGTCGAGGGAGTTATTCAGAGATCGTCAAAGGATCACAATAGCAAATTCGTGCAATCTGATGACAACATGGGTGATCAGTCTACAGCTATAGATGGATATTTTGCTCATGCATTCTTGTGGAAAACATCAGAACTTACTTGTGTACTGCGACACTTCATTGTTGTATGCAATGAGCTCATGTATGGGAATACCGATGCCGAAAGATTTGTTCTTGAAGTGAACCTCACACTGGATTGGATAATCAACCACTGTTTTTCACTCCAAGATGTACCAGACATGAGGGAAACCATCATAAATCATTTGGAGTTAGATAGCAGCGATGGGCTTGACACCGTTGCAGCCAAGCAAATAGCAATCCAAACCACAAATGGCGTACATGAATCCAGCACCCCAAATAGCGTGCAGATGTCACTAATTTCTGTTTCAAGCCACGTGGATATTGGACTTAAAGCCGATAATGACACGTGCAGTATAACGAGTGAAGTGCCAGTCTCTAATCCCCACGAATTGGAAGGAAAATCTTCAAGTTTGCGAGCAGAACTTAATGCATTGAAGGAAACAGGAAAAATAAATGCACAAAGTGTTAACTGTGAATCAACAGTGAGTAACCTTGACAAACACAAACCCACCTGTAACTCTGAGGTAAACAAGGGCAATCTACAGGGAAGCAGTTACTCCACTAAAGAGGGCCCAAAATGTGTTCCTGGAAATGAAGAAAAAAATCTACACATG CAGCTGGAGATCTCGACGGCATCAGAGAAGCTCATCGAGTGTCAGGAGACTATCCTAAGCCTGGGAAAGCAACTAAAAGCACTTGCATCACCAAAGGATGCAACCACAGTTCATCGTGAGCGAAAACCTCGGTCTCAGTCACTAAATGAGATGCTAGCTGTGGATGACGGTGGATTTGACTACCTCAGCTCCCCGAAGACCAAGGAGATCATATGCTCAGAACTAAGGTCAACGCATGAAAGAAAATTTTCTGCTGACGAGGGATGTGACAATTCGGAATCATCATCTGGTTCTCACCCAACACCAGCGATTCAACCCGCGAAACCGTACAGAGTGAGTGGAACTCGCAAGAACGAAGCTGCTCCCAAGGTAGCAGCCCTTGCCATTGTTCCAAGCAAGCAGAAGGGGAACACTAACTTGCTCAAGAGGATTCTGACAGGAAGGAGAAGAGACGCCATAATGAATCCGAAGGTGGTCCGAAGTGCTTAG
- the LOC124670830 gene encoding filament-like plant protein 7 isoform X2 — translation MDHKTWLWRKKASERTVLAKNKSNILEREQEEKIARLERSLQGLQEQLSFAQAECFDKDVILAKQAKVAEEAILGWEKAEAEAIAIKTELDDTLHQKSAVEQRICQLDEALNVTMVERELLIKDTAKIISCEKDKVRKLEENLEEKQNIIASLDDEYSRLSEILLAKEKIILDLTESNAVKESDLKDLVVKLQSTERSNSSLRYEVCMLQKQLDIRSEERNCNLKSADASHKQHLENVRKITKLEEECKRLRSMVRKRLPGPAAIAKMRSEVETLANNTAQTRMGKLNSPASSNSYDPVQNFSDASHSSSSLLARLHVMEDQNKSMQESLSRKDGELQFSRTMLARATSKLSQVEAQLEDLSGDQAATELVKRSPTLAENPLSSISENGCNEDNVSCSGSWASALISELEHFKKGKLTTPSCQSTGVSDMSFMDDFEEIERLAMVCDNKPSKLYDAKREAIESAGKELVPVDGPNETNDQVHQYKIQKGLVKLIELVEGVIQRSSKDHNSKFVQSDDNMGDQSTAIDGYFAHAFLWKTSELTCVLRHFIVVCNELMYGNTDAERFVLEVNLTLDWIINHCFSLQDVPDMRETIINHLELDSSDGLDTVAAKQIAIQTTNGVHESSTPNSVQMSLISVSSHVDIGLKADNDTCSITSEVPVSNPHELEGKSSSLRAELNALKETGKINAQSVNCESTVSNLDKHKPTCNSEVNKGNLQGSSYSTKEGPKCVPGNEEKNLHMLEISTASEKLIECQETILSLGKQLKALASPKDATTVHRERKPRSQSLNEMLAVDDGGFDYLSSPKTKEIICSELRSTHERKFSADEGCDNSESSSGSHPTPAIQPAKPYRVSGTRKNEAAPKVAALAIVPSKQKGNTNLLKRILTGRRRDAIMNPKVVRSA, via the exons ATGGACCATAAAACATGGCTTTGGAGAAAGAAAGCATCAGAAAGGACAGTTTTAGCAAAGAACAAATCCAATATACTAGAGAGGGAACAGGAG GAGAAGATTGCACGATTGGAGAGATCCTTGCAAGGTTTACAAGAACAACTTTCATTTGCTCAGGCTGAATGCTTCGACAAAGATGTTATTTTAGCCAAGCAAGCAAAAGTAGCTGAAGAAGCCATACTAG GCTGGGAGAAAGCAGAAGCAGAAGCTATAGCTATCAAAACAGAACTTGATGACACTCTACACCAGAAATCCGCAGTTGAGCAAAGGATTTGTCAGCTCGATGAGGCTCTAAATGTTACAATGGTAGAGAGAGAGTTATTGATAAAGGATACTGCTAAAATAATTTCTTGTGAGAAGGATAAAGTTCGTAAGCTGGAAGAAAATCTAGAAGAGAAACAAAACATAATTGCTAGTTTGGACGATGAGTATAGCAGACTATCTGAAATCCTCTTAGCAAAAGAGAAAATCATCTTAGATCTAACTGAATCAAATGCAGTGAAAGAGTCAGACTTAAAGGACCTTGTGGTAAAGCTACAGTCAACAGAGAGATCAAATTCTTCTCTTAGATATGAGGTTTGTATGCTGCAGAAGCAACTTGATATTCGAAGTGAGGAGAGGAACTGTAATCTCAAATCAGCTGATGCTTCACACAAGCAACATCTCGAAAATGTAAGGAAGATTACGAAGCTAGAAGAAGAATGCAAGAGATTGCGTTCAATGGTACGTAAAAGGCTACCAGGACCAGCTGCCATTGCAAAAATGAGAAGTGAAGTTGAAACACTGGCCAACAATACAGCTCAGACAAGGATGGGGAAGTTAAATTCTCCGGCATCATCCAATTCATATGATCCGGTACAGAATTTTTCTGACGCATCACATTCAAGTTCTTCTTTGCTTGCAAGGCTACATGTGATGGAAGATCAAAATAAATCCATGCAGGAATCACTTTCTAGAAAGGATGGTGAACTTCAATTTTCTCGTACTATGCTTGCTCGTGCAACCTCTAAACTTTCCCAAGTTGAAGCTCAACTTGAAGACTTATCAGGCGATCAGGCTGCAACAGAACTTGTAAAAAGAAGTCCTACACTGGCTGAGAACCCTCTTTCATCTATCTCTGAAAATGGTTGCAATGAAGATAACGTCAGCTGTTCAGGTTCATGGGCGTCAGCCTTAATTTCTGAACTTGAACATTTCAAGAAGGGGAAGCTGACCACACCTTCTTGTCAGAGCACAGGAGTATCAGACATGAGTTTCATGGATGACTTTGAAGAAATAGAAAGGCTAGCGATGGTATGTGACAATAAACCTTCAAAATTGTATGATGCAAAGAGAGAGGCAATAGAATCAGCAGGCAAAGAGCTGGTTCCAGTTGATGGTCCAAATGAAACAAACGATCAAGTTCATCAATACAAGATTCAGAAGGGACTCGTTAAGTTAATTGAACTTGTCGAGGGAGTTATTCAGAGATCGTCAAAGGATCACAATAGCAAATTCGTGCAATCTGATGACAACATGGGTGATCAGTCTACAGCTATAGATGGATATTTTGCTCATGCATTCTTGTGGAAAACATCAGAACTTACTTGTGTACTGCGACACTTCATTGTTGTATGCAATGAGCTCATGTATGGGAATACCGATGCCGAAAGATTTGTTCTTGAAGTGAACCTCACACTGGATTGGATAATCAACCACTGTTTTTCACTCCAAGATGTACCAGACATGAGGGAAACCATCATAAATCATTTGGAGTTAGATAGCAGCGATGGGCTTGACACCGTTGCAGCCAAGCAAATAGCAATCCAAACCACAAATGGCGTACATGAATCCAGCACCCCAAATAGCGTGCAGATGTCACTAATTTCTGTTTCAAGCCACGTGGATATTGGACTTAAAGCCGATAATGACACGTGCAGTATAACGAGTGAAGTGCCAGTCTCTAATCCCCACGAATTGGAAGGAAAATCTTCAAGTTTGCGAGCAGAACTTAATGCATTGAAGGAAACAGGAAAAATAAATGCACAAAGTGTTAACTGTGAATCAACAGTGAGTAACCTTGACAAACACAAACCCACCTGTAACTCTGAGGTAAACAAGGGCAATCTACAGGGAAGCAGTTACTCCACTAAAGAGGGCCCAAAATGTGTTCCTGGAAATGAAGAAAAAAATCTACACATG CTGGAGATCTCGACGGCATCAGAGAAGCTCATCGAGTGTCAGGAGACTATCCTAAGCCTGGGAAAGCAACTAAAAGCACTTGCATCACCAAAGGATGCAACCACAGTTCATCGTGAGCGAAAACCTCGGTCTCAGTCACTAAATGAGATGCTAGCTGTGGATGACGGTGGATTTGACTACCTCAGCTCCCCGAAGACCAAGGAGATCATATGCTCAGAACTAAGGTCAACGCATGAAAGAAAATTTTCTGCTGACGAGGGATGTGACAATTCGGAATCATCATCTGGTTCTCACCCAACACCAGCGATTCAACCCGCGAAACCGTACAGAGTGAGTGGAACTCGCAAGAACGAAGCTGCTCCCAAGGTAGCAGCCCTTGCCATTGTTCCAAGCAAGCAGAAGGGGAACACTAACTTGCTCAAGAGGATTCTGACAGGAAGGAGAAGAGACGCCATAATGAATCCGAAGGTGGTCCGAAGTGCTTAG
- the LOC124670830 gene encoding filament-like plant protein 7 isoform X1 yields the protein MDHKTWLWRKKASERTVLAKNKSNILEREQEEKIARLERSLQGLQEQLSFAQAECFDKDVILAKQAKVAEEAILGWEKAEAEAIAIKTELDDTLHQKSAVEQRICQLDEALNVTMVERELLIKDTAKIISCEKDKVRKLEENLEEKQNIIASLDDEYSRLSEILLAKEKIILDLTESNAVKESDLKDLVVKLQSTERSNSSLRYEVCMLQKQLDIRSEERNCNLKSADASHKQHLENVRKITKLEEECKRLRSMVRKRLPGPAAIAKMRSEVETLANNTAQTRMGKLNSPASSNSYDPVQNFSDASHSSSSLLARLHVMEDQNKSMQESLSRKDGELQFSRTMLARATSKLSQVEAQLEDLSGDQAATELVKRSPTLAENPLSSISENGCNEDNVSCSGSWASALISELEHFKKGKLTTPSCQSTGVSDMSFMDDFEEIERLAMVCDNKPSKLYDAKREAIESAGKELVPVDGPNETNDQVHQYKIQKGLVKLIELVEGVIQRSSKDHNSKFVQSDDNMGDQSTAIDGYFAHAFLWKTSELTCVLRHFIVVCNELMYGNTDAERFVLEVNLTLDWIINHCFSLQDVPDMRETIINHLELDSSDGLDTVAAKQIAIQTTNGVHESSTPNSVQMSLISVSSHVDIGLKADNDTCSITSEVPVSNPHELEGKSSSLRAELNALKETGKINAQSVNCESTVSNLDKHKPTCNSEVNKGNLQGSSYSTKEGPKCVPGNEEKNLHMQLEISTASEKLIECQETILSLGKQLKALASPKDATTVHRERKPRSQSLNEMLAVDDGGFDYLSSPKTKEIICSELRSTHERKFSADEGCDNSESSSGSHPTPAIQPAKPYRVSGTRKNEAAPKVAALAIVPSKQKGNTNLLKRILTGRRRDAIMNPKVVRSA from the exons ATGGACCATAAAACATGGCTTTGGAGAAAGAAAGCATCAGAAAGGACAGTTTTAGCAAAGAACAAATCCAATATACTAGAGAGGGAACAGGAG GAGAAGATTGCACGATTGGAGAGATCCTTGCAAGGTTTACAAGAACAACTTTCATTTGCTCAGGCTGAATGCTTCGACAAAGATGTTATTTTAGCCAAGCAAGCAAAAGTAGCTGAAGAAGCCATACTAG GCTGGGAGAAAGCAGAAGCAGAAGCTATAGCTATCAAAACAGAACTTGATGACACTCTACACCAGAAATCCGCAGTTGAGCAAAGGATTTGTCAGCTCGATGAGGCTCTAAATGTTACAATGGTAGAGAGAGAGTTATTGATAAAGGATACTGCTAAAATAATTTCTTGTGAGAAGGATAAAGTTCGTAAGCTGGAAGAAAATCTAGAAGAGAAACAAAACATAATTGCTAGTTTGGACGATGAGTATAGCAGACTATCTGAAATCCTCTTAGCAAAAGAGAAAATCATCTTAGATCTAACTGAATCAAATGCAGTGAAAGAGTCAGACTTAAAGGACCTTGTGGTAAAGCTACAGTCAACAGAGAGATCAAATTCTTCTCTTAGATATGAGGTTTGTATGCTGCAGAAGCAACTTGATATTCGAAGTGAGGAGAGGAACTGTAATCTCAAATCAGCTGATGCTTCACACAAGCAACATCTCGAAAATGTAAGGAAGATTACGAAGCTAGAAGAAGAATGCAAGAGATTGCGTTCAATGGTACGTAAAAGGCTACCAGGACCAGCTGCCATTGCAAAAATGAGAAGTGAAGTTGAAACACTGGCCAACAATACAGCTCAGACAAGGATGGGGAAGTTAAATTCTCCGGCATCATCCAATTCATATGATCCGGTACAGAATTTTTCTGACGCATCACATTCAAGTTCTTCTTTGCTTGCAAGGCTACATGTGATGGAAGATCAAAATAAATCCATGCAGGAATCACTTTCTAGAAAGGATGGTGAACTTCAATTTTCTCGTACTATGCTTGCTCGTGCAACCTCTAAACTTTCCCAAGTTGAAGCTCAACTTGAAGACTTATCAGGCGATCAGGCTGCAACAGAACTTGTAAAAAGAAGTCCTACACTGGCTGAGAACCCTCTTTCATCTATCTCTGAAAATGGTTGCAATGAAGATAACGTCAGCTGTTCAGGTTCATGGGCGTCAGCCTTAATTTCTGAACTTGAACATTTCAAGAAGGGGAAGCTGACCACACCTTCTTGTCAGAGCACAGGAGTATCAGACATGAGTTTCATGGATGACTTTGAAGAAATAGAAAGGCTAGCGATGGTATGTGACAATAAACCTTCAAAATTGTATGATGCAAAGAGAGAGGCAATAGAATCAGCAGGCAAAGAGCTGGTTCCAGTTGATGGTCCAAATGAAACAAACGATCAAGTTCATCAATACAAGATTCAGAAGGGACTCGTTAAGTTAATTGAACTTGTCGAGGGAGTTATTCAGAGATCGTCAAAGGATCACAATAGCAAATTCGTGCAATCTGATGACAACATGGGTGATCAGTCTACAGCTATAGATGGATATTTTGCTCATGCATTCTTGTGGAAAACATCAGAACTTACTTGTGTACTGCGACACTTCATTGTTGTATGCAATGAGCTCATGTATGGGAATACCGATGCCGAAAGATTTGTTCTTGAAGTGAACCTCACACTGGATTGGATAATCAACCACTGTTTTTCACTCCAAGATGTACCAGACATGAGGGAAACCATCATAAATCATTTGGAGTTAGATAGCAGCGATGGGCTTGACACCGTTGCAGCCAAGCAAATAGCAATCCAAACCACAAATGGCGTACATGAATCCAGCACCCCAAATAGCGTGCAGATGTCACTAATTTCTGTTTCAAGCCACGTGGATATTGGACTTAAAGCCGATAATGACACGTGCAGTATAACGAGTGAAGTGCCAGTCTCTAATCCCCACGAATTGGAAGGAAAATCTTCAAGTTTGCGAGCAGAACTTAATGCATTGAAGGAAACAGGAAAAATAAATGCACAAAGTGTTAACTGTGAATCAACAGTGAGTAACCTTGACAAACACAAACCCACCTGTAACTCTGAGGTAAACAAGGGCAATCTACAGGGAAGCAGTTACTCCACTAAAGAGGGCCCAAAATGTGTTCCTGGAAATGAAGAAAAAAATCTACACATG CAGCTGGAGATCTCGACGGCATCAGAGAAGCTCATCGAGTGTCAGGAGACTATCCTAAGCCTGGGAAAGCAACTAAAAGCACTTGCATCACCAAAGGATGCAACCACAGTTCATCGTGAGCGAAAACCTCGGTCTCAGTCACTAAATGAGATGCTAGCTGTGGATGACGGTGGATTTGACTACCTCAGCTCCCCGAAGACCAAGGAGATCATATGCTCAGAACTAAGGTCAACGCATGAAAGAAAATTTTCTGCTGACGAGGGATGTGACAATTCGGAATCATCATCTGGTTCTCACCCAACACCAGCGATTCAACCCGCGAAACCGTACAGAGTGAGTGGAACTCGCAAGAACGAAGCTGCTCCCAAGGTAGCAGCCCTTGCCATTGTTCCAAGCAAGCAGAAGGGGAACACTAACTTGCTCAAGAGGATTCTGACAGGAAGGAGAAGAGACGCCATAATGAATCCGAAGGTGGTCCGAAGTGCTTAG